TGCGCGCTCTCTTCCCGGATTATGTGACCGGTGCCGGTGAGCTACGCGCTGTCAGGCTTGCTGATGGCAGCACCCTCAATCTCGACACGAAAACCTCAATCGGGCTCAGCCGCCTTGGCGGCAAGCGGGGAGTGTTTCTTTTCGATGGGCGACTGCTTGCCCATGTTGCGAAGGATGCTTCTCATCCCTTTGTCGTCAAAACGCGCGATGGCACGGCGACGGCCTTGGGTACGGCCTTTACCGTCGAACGTCGTGACGATGCGACCTTGATCGTGGTCCTTGAGTCCAGAGTCCGCGCTTGCGCAGAGGGCTCCGGTTCGGACGCTTGCGTGGATCTTGTCCCGGGAGACCGCGCCAGTCTGAGAGGCGGTAAGGTTGTACGCCTCGGGCATGTGGAGCCGGAAGCGGCCGGACTTTGGGCCGAGGGTTGGCTTGCCGTTGACGATCGCCCGGTGAGCGAGGTGCTGGTTGAACTCAATCGCTACCGGGATGTGCCGGTTGCCTTTGATCGGGTTAGCATGTCGGGCGTGCGCGTTTCGGGAAGTTTCCCGCTTACCGATCCCGATCGTGCTCTGGATGGCATTCTGCGCTCGACGGGATTGCGAGCAAAACAGTCCGGCGGCCATATCGAGGTACTTCGCTAAAAAATTGTCGGTCCTAGGTTCCCGATTTCCGATCTCGTCCGTCCCCCCTGCAAAACCATCTCGAAACAGGGGTACAGACATGACAAGGGTTAGGGCGGCCTGCGGGTTCGCGGTTGCTGCCATGCTTTCAACCATGATGCCGGGGCAGGCAGTACAGGCACAAGGCACGGAGGGAATCCTCATGCTGGATCTTCCTGCCGGAACGCTGGGGCAGACGATTGCGCAGTTGGGGCGCAAGGCAGGTGTGATGATCGTCTTCGATCCGGCGCTGTTGCGCGGCCGGAACAGCGCGGGCCTGCACGGCGCCTATACGATGCGTGAGGCTCTGAGCCATCTTCTAGCCGGCACCCTTGTGGAGGCGCGCAGCGATGGTCATGGGGGCTATGTGTTGACGGCGGCTCCCGCGCCCGAAGCTCCACGCCGCCCAAAGCAGGTCGAGCATCATCGCAAGATTGCCATAGCACCCGGCCAGTCCGTGGCCCGGCCGCCGATGGAAGGCAGTGACGATATTCTGGTCATCGCGCAGCGCAGCAGTGCGACGATCGTGGCATCCGGGCACCAGATCTCGCTGCTCGATCGCGATCAGGTGGCAACGCAGAGGACAGCATCGGATACGCTTTCGACGATCCTTGCCAAGACGATCCCCGGCCTCTCCGATTCCTCGCATACCATCACCGATTACGGGCAGACCCTGCGTGGCCGCGGCGTGCTGGTGCTGGTTGATGGCGTGCCCTACAACACCAATCGTGAAAGCGCGCGTACGCTTGCCAGCGTGGATCCCGGCACGATCGATCGCGTGGAGGTGTTGCGCGGCGGTAGCGCGATCTATGGCAGCGGCGCCACGGGTGGCATCATCGCCATTGCCACGCGTCCGGCGGGCGGCCCTTTGCGCATCGAGACCGAAGTTGCGGCGACTTCGGCCCTGTCGCGCCTATCCGGCAGCGGGCTGGGCGGTCGCACACAGACCTTTGTCACCGGCTCGGTTGGCCGGGTCGATCTAGCGGTGAACGGAGGCTTCCAGAGAATTAGCGGCAGCTTCGATGGCGATGGCAATCGTCGTGCGCCGGAGCCCAGTCAGGGCGATCTTTATGACAGCAATGTCTGGAATCTGGGGGCCAAAATCGGCTGGCATCTTGGCAGCCAGCGCTATCTTCAGCTGTCCGGGACGCTTTATCGCGCGGATCAGCATACCGATTATGCCGCAGACCCTGCGCAGGGAC
The Novosphingobium terrae DNA segment above includes these coding regions:
- a CDS encoding FecR family protein; the protein is MTQSPAPDVIARAAVWAAELATDEATPADREACDAWCREHPTHRLAMERMLKLDLDIERPDRAQRGAMDVLFKRKSVRARGIGILAMGACLLGCGWYASGSMAVRALFPDYVTGAGELRAVRLADGSTLNLDTKTSIGLSRLGGKRGVFLFDGRLLAHVAKDASHPFVVKTRDGTATALGTAFTVERRDDATLIVVLESRVRACAEGSGSDACVDLVPGDRASLRGGKVVRLGHVEPEAAGLWAEGWLAVDDRPVSEVLVELNRYRDVPVAFDRVSMSGVRVSGSFPLTDPDRALDGILRSTGLRAKQSGGHIEVLR